In Salarias fasciatus chromosome 2, fSalaFa1.1, whole genome shotgun sequence, one genomic interval encodes:
- the LOC115401625 gene encoding nucleoside diphosphate-linked moiety X motif 6-like isoform X2: protein MAAFVCRLLPAVRAACTGTRGSSRGFCSVTGPCTGTGGSSRGFSRSASRCQLQAEGCGVLAGRTDRFGGVTVNLEESGLSADISEGAFSDILRDSLAQWKAEGKVAVWLRVPIALSRCAAAAAAHGFAFHHAKHDHAVLSLWLGRGESRLPGFATHQVGVAGAVVDESSGKVLVVQDKNKTKNAWKFPGGLSDPGENIGVTAVREVLEETGVRSEFRSLLSVRQQHQHPGAFGMSDMYLICRLSPLSFDIHFCREECERCEWLPLSELAATHHTTPITSRVARLLLHGLRVGFQHVDLTMEQLPAVYSGMFYQLYHRPLPQH from the exons ATGGCAGCCTTTGTGTGCAGACTGTTACCGGCGGTGAGAGCAGCGTGTACCGGGACCCGGGGCTCCTCCCGGGGCTTCTGCTCGGTGACAGGACCGTGTACCGGGACCGGGGGCTCCTCCCGGGGCTTCTCCCGCTCCGCCAGCCGCTGTCAGCTGCAGGCGGAGGGCTGCGGGGTCCTGGCGGGTCGGACGGACCGGTTCGGCGGGGTGACCgtgaacctggaggagagcggACTGTCCGCGGACATCAGCGAAGGAGCGTTCAGCGACATCCTGAGAG ACTCCCTGGCTCAGTGGAAGGCAGAAGGGAAGGTGGCGGTGTGGCTTCGGGTCCCCATCGCTCTGAGTCGCTgtgcggccgccgccgccgctcacggCTTCGCCTTCCACCACGCCAAGCACGACCACGCCGTGCTGTCGCTGTGGCTCGGGCGGGGGGAGAGCCGGCTGCCCGGCTTCGCCACGCACCAAGTGGGAGTGGCAG gaGCTGTTGTCGATGAGTCCAGTGGAAAAGTTCTGGTTGTTCAAGATAAAaacaag ACCAAGAACGCCTGGAAGTTTCCGGGTGGATTGTCCGACCCTGGAGAAAACATCG gCGTGACGGCGGTCCGGGAGGTGCTGGAGGAGACGGGCGTCCGCTCGGAGTTCCGGTCGCTGCTCAGCGTgcggcagcagcaccagcacccCGGCGCCTTCGGCATGTCGGACATGTACCTCATCTGCCGGCTGAGCCCGCTCTCCTTCGACATCCACTTCTGCAGGGAGGAGTGCGAGCGCTGCGAGTGGCTGCCGCTGAGCGAGCTGGCCGCAACCCACCATACCACCCCCATCACCAGCCGCGTCGCCCGCCTGCTGCTGCACGGCCTGCGGGTCGGATTCCAGCACGTGGACCTGACCATGGAGCAGCTGCCCGCCGTCTACTCCGGGATGTTCTACCAGCTGTACCACAGACCCCTCCCCCAGCACTGA
- the LOC115401625 gene encoding nucleoside diphosphate-linked moiety X motif 6-like isoform X1 codes for MFSPCMCGFPPTVQKHVSRMAAFVCRLLPAVRAACTGTRGSSRGFCSVTGPCTGTGGSSRGFSRSASRCQLQAEGCGVLAGRTDRFGGVTVNLEESGLSADISEGAFSDILRDSLAQWKAEGKVAVWLRVPIALSRCAAAAAAHGFAFHHAKHDHAVLSLWLGRGESRLPGFATHQVGVAGAVVDESSGKVLVVQDKNKTKNAWKFPGGLSDPGENIGVTAVREVLEETGVRSEFRSLLSVRQQHQHPGAFGMSDMYLICRLSPLSFDIHFCREECERCEWLPLSELAATHHTTPITSRVARLLLHGLRVGFQHVDLTMEQLPAVYSGMFYQLYHRPLPQH; via the exons atgttctccccgtgcatgtgtgggtttcctcccacagtccaaaaacatgtttcaag GATGGCAGCCTTTGTGTGCAGACTGTTACCGGCGGTGAGAGCAGCGTGTACCGGGACCCGGGGCTCCTCCCGGGGCTTCTGCTCGGTGACAGGACCGTGTACCGGGACCGGGGGCTCCTCCCGGGGCTTCTCCCGCTCCGCCAGCCGCTGTCAGCTGCAGGCGGAGGGCTGCGGGGTCCTGGCGGGTCGGACGGACCGGTTCGGCGGGGTGACCgtgaacctggaggagagcggACTGTCCGCGGACATCAGCGAAGGAGCGTTCAGCGACATCCTGAGAG ACTCCCTGGCTCAGTGGAAGGCAGAAGGGAAGGTGGCGGTGTGGCTTCGGGTCCCCATCGCTCTGAGTCGCTgtgcggccgccgccgccgctcacggCTTCGCCTTCCACCACGCCAAGCACGACCACGCCGTGCTGTCGCTGTGGCTCGGGCGGGGGGAGAGCCGGCTGCCCGGCTTCGCCACGCACCAAGTGGGAGTGGCAG gaGCTGTTGTCGATGAGTCCAGTGGAAAAGTTCTGGTTGTTCAAGATAAAaacaag ACCAAGAACGCCTGGAAGTTTCCGGGTGGATTGTCCGACCCTGGAGAAAACATCG gCGTGACGGCGGTCCGGGAGGTGCTGGAGGAGACGGGCGTCCGCTCGGAGTTCCGGTCGCTGCTCAGCGTgcggcagcagcaccagcacccCGGCGCCTTCGGCATGTCGGACATGTACCTCATCTGCCGGCTGAGCCCGCTCTCCTTCGACATCCACTTCTGCAGGGAGGAGTGCGAGCGCTGCGAGTGGCTGCCGCTGAGCGAGCTGGCCGCAACCCACCATACCACCCCCATCACCAGCCGCGTCGCCCGCCTGCTGCTGCACGGCCTGCGGGTCGGATTCCAGCACGTGGACCTGACCATGGAGCAGCTGCCCGCCGTCTACTCCGGGATGTTCTACCAGCTGTACCACAGACCCCTCCCCCAGCACTGA